A single window of Rhipicephalus microplus isolate Deutch F79 chromosome 5, USDA_Rmic, whole genome shotgun sequence DNA harbors:
- the LOC119174645 gene encoding major facilitator superfamily domain-containing protein 6-A has translation MFLSIDRSLLPIKAHYFLYVAAQACVLPYLAAVGRSNGIPESNIAYVFTFIPFGAIFVKVVCGYIADKTQNVTAILLVLVLSLFVSDGMVFFSKSVQEPAAPPLVRLSCPLTKVTLDNPFVNCTELLPPCNVDSCTHNASTEADVVLYGNVSVVSPASVCSLLQPNVTTVHRALPFDVCRLNCSCFEGGYNAVNYAIYVIFVAISFMTGATVFVLSDAAVCEKLGDRANCFGKQRMWGTISWGILSPIAGVAIDAANTATNGRSKYTPGFYMFATLIIMDMIVLHWTPRLRMGTRSSSFFKDLKTVFGGCEFIVFTVWTCFTGVFFGVHATYSIWFLEDIGAPKLVIGLGFAIMTLLAELPLLFVADKILARIGYFSSYCLSFASSAIKLIAYSFLTNPWHALFIDVIGGAAFPMAFASMTVFARENALQGVSASVLCALNACFEGVGVVTGNLIGGICFEKFGGKLTYQYLSVAASLCVVGCALSGFVVRKLRPRDSLSKPPFYESTGA, from the exons CTCAAGCCTGCGTTCTTCCATACCTGGCAGCGGTCGGACGAAGCAATGGCATACCCGAGTCGAACATCGCCTACGTATTCACCTTCATTCCCTTCGGTGCCATCTTCGTCAAGGTCGTGTGCGGCTACATCGCGGACAAGACTCAGAACGTTACTGCCATACTTCTCGTTCTCGTATTGTCTCTGTTTGTGTCCGACGGCATGGTGTTCTTCAGCAAAAGCGTGCAGGAACCAGCGGCTCCACCGCTAGTACGTCTCAGCTGCCCGCTTACTAAAGTGACCCTCGACAACCCGTTCGTCAACTGCACAGAACTGTTGCCCCCTTGCAACGTCGACTCGTGCACCCATAACGCATCCACGGAGGCTGACGTTGTCCTTTACGGCAATGTCTCGGTGGTGAGCCCGGCCTCTGTGTGTTCCTTGCTCCAGCCGAATGTCACGACTGTACATCGTGCCCTGCCTTTCGATGTGTGCCGCTTGAACTGCTCGTGTTTCGAGGGCGGCTACAACGCGGTCAACTACGCCATCTACGTCATATTCGTCGCTATCTCGTTCATGACCGGTGCTACTGTGTTCGTGCTCTCGGACGCTGCCGTCTGCGAAAAGCTCGGCGACAGGGCGAACTGCTTCGGCAAGCAGAGGATGTGGGGAACCATCAGCTGGGGCATCCTAAGCCCCATAGCGGGCGTCGCTATAGACGCTGCAAACACTGCCACGAATGGCCGCTCGAAGTACACCCCCGGTTTCTACATGTTCGCCACGCTTATTATAATGGACATGATCGTTCTGCACTGGACGCCGCGCCTGAGAATGGGCACCCGGTCGTCGAGTTTCTTCAAGGACCTCAAGACAGTTTTCGGTGGCTGCGAGTTCATAGTCTTCACCGTCTGGACCTGTTTCACAGGAGTGTTTTTTGGCGTGCATGCCACGTACAGCATCTGGTTCCTGGAGGACATCGGTGCACCCAAGTTGGTGATCGGCCTTGGCTTCGCCATCATGACGCTACTGGCCGAACTACCTCTCCTCTTTGTGGCCGACAAGATTCTCGCTCGTATCGGCTACTTCTCGTCGTACTGCTTGTCGTTCGCCTCGTCCGCCATAAAGCTTATTGCGTATTCATTCCTGACCAACCCATGGCATGCACTCTTCATCGACGTCATCGGTGGTGCTGCATTCCCAATGGCGTTCGCATCCATGACTGTCTTCGCCAGGGAGAACGCTCTCCAGGGTGTATCAGCTTCAGTGCTGTGCGCGCTCAACGCCTGCTTCGAAGGAGTTG GTGTTGTCACTGGGAACCTCATCGGTGGAATATGTTTCGAAAAATTCGGCGGCAAGCTGACCTACCAGTATCTCAGCGTCGCGGCGAGCCTTTGCGTGGTCGGCTGTGCGCTCTCGGGGTTTGTCGTGCGGAAGCTGCGACCGAGAGACTCGCTGTCGAAGCCACCCTTCTACGAATCAACCGGTGCCTAA
- the jagn gene encoding jagunal: MASRGGVHVSGTDGSDFNHRQKVASHYQISAIYKTRLKTSMLLHFFLFLAMCAKLAEDVLDRLDIFILELEELYIPKPLLWEWVWLASLVFMLPGLTAVRRNRASSMKVYVGGTFLFGLCPVIGAAVYFFRDLYAFVQHGHAVENVELWQGYPVAVLWYAFLTVAFQAHMFSLYFGVRLILAWQRGTVVKKAK, from the exons ATGGCATCTCGTGGAGGGGTTCACGTTAGCGGCACCGATGGCAGCGATTTCAACCATCGTCAAAAAGTGGCATCGCACTACCAGATCAG TGCCATTTACAAGACACGGCTAAAGACGTCAATGCTGCTGCACTTCTTCCTCTTTCTGGCCATGTGTGCAAAGCTAGCCGAGGACGTGCTTGATCGGCTGGACATCTTCATTCTCGAGCTGGAAGAGCTGTACATCCCGAAGCCGTTGCTCTGGGAGTGGGTCTGGCTCGCCAGCCTGGTATTCATGCTGCCGGGCCTGACGGCCGTGCGCCGTAATCGCGCGAGCAGCATGAAGGTGTACGTTGGCGGCACGTTCCTCTTCGGCCTGTGCCCCGTGATTGGCGCCGCGGTCTACTTCTTCCGCGACCTGTACGCCTTTGTGCAGCACGGTCACGCTGTTGAGAATGTCGAGTTGTGGCAGGGTTACCCCGTGGCGGTCCTCTGGTACGCTTTCCTCACCGTGGCCTTCCAGGCCCACATGTTCTCACTCTACTTTGGGGTAAGGCTCATCCTGGCTTGGCAACGTGGAACAGTCGTCAAGAAAGCAAAGTAA